Proteins from a single region of Drosophila biarmipes strain raj3 chromosome 3R, RU_DBia_V1.1, whole genome shotgun sequence:
- the LOC108024721 gene encoding glutathione-specific gamma-glutamylcyclotransferase 1 isoform X1 encodes MAHFSGHRQPAEVPAHFKNLFTNGQLGAAEENNNNDDQNEQENRPNNSNNNEGPPDPACWVFGYGSLCWHPGFTYTKCITGYIRGYVRRFWQGNVTHRGCEEKPGRVATLVEDKEGITWGCAYRITGSTALDYLKQRECTLGGYATIDTKFFPRVASQDTPFSGEAVEVLVYVATPENIHWLGDDPVEEIAQQIVSCRGPSGHNAEYLLRLALFMHEEIPGVRDDHLFELERLVLEELYRRQIPLSSVMGRNPDRIRRDSHEDIRRPPSFEFTSRVPDTKLRCLNI; translated from the exons ATGGCCCACTTCAGTGGTCACCGCCAGCCGGCGGAGGTGCCGGCTCACTTCAAAAACCTCTTCACCAATGGTCAGTTGGGTGCCGCGGaggagaacaacaacaacgacgaccagaatgagcaggagaatcGGCCGAATAACAGCAATAACAACGAGGGACCCCCGGATCCCGCCTGCTGGGTCTTTGGATACGGATCTTTGTGCTGGCATCCCGGCTTCACCTATACCAAGTGCATTACGGGCTACATAAGGGGCTATGTCCGCCGCTTCTGGCAGGGCAACGTCACCCACCGCGGCTGTGAGGAAAAG CCTGGACGTGTTGCAACGCTCGTCGAGGACAAAGAG GGAATCACTTGGGGCTGCGCCTATAGAATAACAGGCAGCACGGCACTGGATTATCTCAAGCAGCGCGAGTGCACACTGG GTGGCTATGCAACGATTGATACCAAGTTCTTCCCGCGCGTCGCCTCCCAGGACACGCCCTTCAGCGGCGAGGCGGTGGAGGTGCTAGTGTATGTGGCCACGCCGGAGAACATCCATTGGCTGGGCGACGACCCGGTGGAGGAGATCGCCCAGCAGATTGTATCCTGCCGCGGACCCAGTGGCCACAATGCCGAGTACCTGCTGCGCCTGGCGCTTTTCATGCACGAGGAGATACCCGGCGTCAGGGACGATCACCTGTTCGAGCTGGAGCGCCTGGTCCTGGAGGAGCTGTACCGCCGCCAAATACCTCTGTCGTCTGTGATGGGCCGCAATCCGGATAGGATACGGCGCGACTCGCATGAGGACATCCGCCGCCCGCCCTCCTTCGAGTTCACATCCCGTGTGCCGGATACCAAGCTGCGCTGCCTGAACATTTGA
- the LOC108024721 gene encoding glutathione-specific gamma-glutamylcyclotransferase 1 isoform X2 produces MQRCTFYTLILSILGPGTFAQGVISGVTRNSFVAPRDKHERLKAGITWGCAYRITGSTALDYLKQRECTLGGYATIDTKFFPRVASQDTPFSGEAVEVLVYVATPENIHWLGDDPVEEIAQQIVSCRGPSGHNAEYLLRLALFMHEEIPGVRDDHLFELERLVLEELYRRQIPLSSVMGRNPDRIRRDSHEDIRRPPSFEFTSRVPDTKLRCLNI; encoded by the exons ATGCAACGTTGCACTTTTTACACCTTGATACTTTCTATCCTAGGCCCGGGGACTTTCGCCCAGGGCGTGATCAGTGGAGTTACCAGGAACTCGTTTGTGGCCCCGAGAGACAAGCATGAAAGACTCAAAGCG GGAATCACTTGGGGCTGCGCCTATAGAATAACAGGCAGCACGGCACTGGATTATCTCAAGCAGCGCGAGTGCACACTGG GTGGCTATGCAACGATTGATACCAAGTTCTTCCCGCGCGTCGCCTCCCAGGACACGCCCTTCAGCGGCGAGGCGGTGGAGGTGCTAGTGTATGTGGCCACGCCGGAGAACATCCATTGGCTGGGCGACGACCCGGTGGAGGAGATCGCCCAGCAGATTGTATCCTGCCGCGGACCCAGTGGCCACAATGCCGAGTACCTGCTGCGCCTGGCGCTTTTCATGCACGAGGAGATACCCGGCGTCAGGGACGATCACCTGTTCGAGCTGGAGCGCCTGGTCCTGGAGGAGCTGTACCGCCGCCAAATACCTCTGTCGTCTGTGATGGGCCGCAATCCGGATAGGATACGGCGCGACTCGCATGAGGACATCCGCCGCCCGCCCTCCTTCGAGTTCACATCCCGTGTGCCGGATACCAAGCTGCGCTGCCTGAACATTTGA
- the LOC108024720 gene encoding 26S proteasome non-ATPase regulatory subunit 13, with protein MSNPQANVTAYLAVQKKTTNKELAAEWTLIEELYNEKLWNELTIKLVTFVRHESLQDETALLQLYQNFLSTFETKINPYGLIQILEVVVDNIGDKKEAIDFLEKMKDKVKICDEAVWYLQVMQGNLYLSNLNDLNATKKIIEELRDVLEEAGNVTPVHGKYYMLASQYYRRVGKHSDYYRCGLQFLGCSLDDYPRDQWAQQAFFLGLAALLGDGVYNIGELLAHPILESLKGTENEWLMELLKAFNTGDINKFNDMKKIWSKIPDLAAQEVKLRQKISLLCLMEMTFKRTAFERAISFTDIAQETKLPAKEVELLIMKALALDLVRGEIDQVAGVVNMSWVQPRVLNRNQIVNMASTLDTWMGAITNMEKLMENRAAEILTN; from the exons ATGTCCAACCCTCAGGCGAATGTCACCGCTTACCTGGCGGTCCAGAAGAAGACCACCAACAAAGAACTCGCAGCCGAGTGGACGCTGATCGAGGAGCTCTACAATGAAAA ACTCTGGAACGAGCTGACCATCAAGCTGGTAACCTTCGTGCGCCACGAGTCCCTGCAGGACGAAACGGCGCTGCTGCAGCTCTACCAGAACTTCCTGTCCACCTTCGAGACCAA GATTAACCCCTACGGACTGATCCAGATCCTCGAGGTGGTGGTGGACAACATTGGCGACAAGAAGGAGGCCATCGACTTCCTGGAGAAGATGAAGGACAAGGTGAAGATCTGCGATGAGGCCGTGTGGTATCTGCAGGTGATGCAGGGCAATCTGTACCTGAGCAACCTCAACGATCTGAACGCCACCAAGAAGATCATCGAGGAGCTGCGCGACGTCCTGGAGGAGGCGGGCAACGTGACCCCCGTGCACGGAAAGTACTACATGCTGGCCTCCCAGTATTATCGCCGGGTGGGCAAGCACAGCGACTACTACCGATGCGGCCTGCAGTTTCTGGGTTGCTCTCTGGATGACTATCCCCGGGATCAGTGGGCCCAGCAGGCCTTCTTCCTGGGTCTGGCTGCCCTCCTGGGCGATGGAGTCTACAATATAGGCGAACTGCTGGCGCATCCCATCCTGGAGTCCCTGAAGGGCACGGAAAACGAGTGGCTAATGGAGCTCCTAAAGGCCTTCAACACGGGCGACATCAACAA ATTCAATGACATGAAGAAAATCTGGTCCAAGATACCCGACCTGGCTGCCCAGGAGGTCAAGTTGCGCCAGAAGATCTCCCTGCTGTGCCTCATGGAGATGACCTTCAAGCGCACCGCCTTTGAGCGCGCCATCTCCTTCACCGACATCGCCCAAGAGACCAAACTGCCCGCCAAGGAAGTGGAGCTGCTCATCATGAAGGCTCTGGCCCTGGACCTAGTGCGCGGCGAGATTGACCAAGTGGCCGGTGTGGTGAACATGTCGTGGGTGCAGCCACGCGTCCTCAACCGCAACCAGATCGTCAACATGGCCAGCACTCTCGACACCTGGATGGGCGCCATCACGAATATGGAGAAGCTGATGGAGAATCGTGCCGCCGAAATCCTCACCAATTAG
- the LOC108024527 gene encoding 3-hydroxy-3-methylglutaryl-coenzyme A reductase: MIGRLFRAHGEFCASHPWEVIVALLTITACMLTVDKNNTLDASSGLGTATASAAATAGASGSGGAAMPPPTVGGGSATSSRHRPCHGWSQSCDGLEAEYNAADVILMTIVRCTAVLYCYYQFCSLHRLGSKYVLGIAGLFTVFSSFIFTTAIIKFLGSDISELKDALFFLLLVIDLSNSGRLAQLALSGSNQAEVTQNIARGLELLGPAISLDTIVEVLLVGVGTLSGVQRLEVLCMFAVLSVLVNYVVFMTFYPACLSLIFDLSRSGVDMSVVREKAKGSLLLKSLTEEEQKANPVLQRVKLIMTTGLMAVHIYSRVAFSGSDYDSVDKTLSPTLSLNVSNNRTESGEITDIIIKWLTMSADHIVISIVLIALVVKFICFDNRDPLPDQLRPSGPVAIAAKASQTTPIEEEQDGQKKLAEVSAAPAAVRTPLFTIEEQSSVNASTQTELLPLRHRLVGPVRPPRPLQECLDILNSTEDGSGPSSLSDEEIVSIVHAGGPHCPLYKIESVLDDPERGVRIRRQIIASRAKMPVGRLDVLPYEHFDYRRVLNACCENVLGYVPIPVGYAGPLLLDGETYYVPMATTEGALVASTNRGCKALSVRGVRSVVEDVGMTRAPCVRFPSVARAAEAKSWIENEVNYQLVKTEFDSTSRFGRLKDCHIAMDGPQLYIRFVAITGDAMGMNMVSKGAEMALRRIKRQFPDMQIISLSGNFCCDKKPAAINWIKGRGKRVVTECTISAATLRSVLKTDAKTLVECNKLKNMGGSAMAGSIGGNNAHAANMVTAVFLATGQDPAQNVTSSNCSTAMECWVENSEDLYMTCTMPSLEVGTVGGGTGLPGQSACLEMLGVRGAHATRPGDNAKKLAQIVCATVMAGELSLMAALVNSDLVKSHMRHNRSSIAVSSANNPLNVTVSSCSTIS; the protein is encoded by the exons ATGATTGGACGTTTGTTTCGCGCCCACGGCGAGTTCTGCGCCTCGCATCCCTGGGAGGTCATCGTGGCCCTGCTGACCATCACGGCCTGCATGCTGACGGTGGACAAGAACAACACCCTGGATGCGAGCAGTGGCCTGGGAACGGCCACAGCCTCAGCGGCGGCCACGGCAGGAGCTAGTGGATCTGGAGGAGCAGCAATGCCACCACCCACTGTGGGCGGAGGATCGGCCACCTCCAGCCGGCACAGGCCCTGCCACGGGTGGAGCCAATCCTGCGATGGCCTGGAGGCCGAGTACAATGCCGCCGACGTCATCCTGATGACCATCGTCCGCTGCACCGCCGTGCTGTACTGCTACTACCAGTTCTGCAGCCTCCATCGCCTGGGCTCTAAATATGTGCTGG GCATCGCCGGCCTCTTCACGGTCTTCTCCAGCTTCATCTTCACGACGGCCATCATCAAGTTCCTGGGCAGCGACATCTCCGAACTAAA GGACGCCCTGTTCTTCCTGCTGCTGGTCATCGACCTGTCCAACTCTGGCCGACTGGCCCAGCTAGCCCTTTCGGGTAGCAACCAGGCGGAGGTGACTCAGAACATTGCCCGGGGGCTAGAGCTCTTGGGACCCGCCATTTCGCTGGACACCATTGTGGAGGTACTGCTGGTGGGAGTGGGCACTCTGTCAGGAGTCCAACGCCTAGAGGTGCTCTGCATGTTCGCCGTGCTCTCGGTGCTGGTCAACTATGTGGTCTTCATGACCTTCTACCCCGCCTGCCTGTCGCTGATCTTTGACCTTTCCCGTTCCGGCGTCGACATGTCCGTGGTGCGGGAGAAGGCGAAGGGTTCGCTGCTCCTCAAATCCCTCACCGAGGAGGAGCAGAAGGCCAATCCGGTGCTGCAGCGCGTCAAGCTGATCATGACCACCGGCCTGATGGCCGTGCACATCTACAGCCGCGTGGCCTTCTCCGGCAGCGATTACGACTCCGTGGACAAGACTCTGTCACCCACTCTCAGCCTGAATGTGAGCAACAATCGTACTGAATCCGGTGAGATCACCGACATCATCATCAA GTGGCTCACCATGAGTGCCGATCACATAGTAATCTCCATCGTTCTCATCGCCTTGGTGGTGAAGTTTATTTGCTTCGACAATCGCGATCCCCTGCCGGATCAGCTGCGTCCATCGGGTCCAGTGGCCATCGCCGCCAAGGCCTCACAAACCACGCCCAttgaggaggagcaggatggGCAGAAAAAGCTGGCGGAGGTCAGTGCAGCTCCAGCTGCAGTCCGTACACCACTGTTCACCATTGAGGAGCAGAGTTCAGTCAATGCTTCGACACAAACGGAGCTACTTCCGCTGCGCCATCGACTGGTGGGTCCTGTCAGGCCACCTCGTCCTCTCCAGGAATGCCTAGATATCCTGAACTCCACTGAGGATGGCAGTGGACCCTCGTCTTTGAGTGACGAGGAGATCGTGTCCATTGTCCACGCTGGAGGCCCTCACTGTCCGCTCTACAAGATCGAGTCCGTGCTGGACGACCCCGAGAGGGGCGTGCGAATCCGCCGACAGATCATTGCCAGTCGCGCCAAGATGCCGGTGGGCCGGCTGGATGTCTTGCCTTATGAACACTTTGACTACCGCCGTGTGCTCAACGCCTGCTGCGAAAACGTCCTGGGTTACGTGCCCATTCCTGTGGGATATGCCGGCCCACTGCTGCTGGACGGAGAGACGTACTATGTGCCTATGGCCACCACCGAGGGAGCTCTGGTGGCATCCACGAATCGTGGCTGCAAGGCGCTCTCCGTTCGTGGTGTTCGATCTGTCGTGGAGGATGTGGGCATGACCCGGGCACCGTGTGTAAGATTCCCCAGTGTTGCCCGTGCAGCTGAGGCGAAGTCCTGGATAGAAAACGAAGTTAACTACCAGCTGGTGAAGACGGAGTTCGATTCCACGTCACGATTTGGTCGCCTGAAGGATTGCCACATTGCCATGGATGGACCGCAGCTGTACATTCGCTTTGTGGCCATCACTGGCGACGCCATGGGCATGAACATGGTGTCCAAGGGCGCCGAGATGGCCCTGCGCCGCATCAAGCGCCAGTTCCCGGATATGCAGATCATCTCGCTGAGTGGGAACTTCTGCTGTGACAAGAAACCGGCTGCCATCAACTGGATCAAGGGACGTGGCAAGCGGGTGGTCACCGAGTGCACCATTTCGGCGGCCACACTGCGCTCCGTGCTGAAGACGGATGCGAAGACACTGGTGGAGTGCAACAAGCTGAAGAATATGGGAGGCAGCGCCATGGCCGGCAGTATTGGTGGCAACAATGCCCATGCCGCCAACATGGTCACCGCCGTCTTCCTGGCCACGGGGCAGGATCCCGCCCAGAACGTCACCTCGAGCAACTGCTCCACGGCCATGGAGTGTTGGGTGGAGAACAGCGAAGACCTGTACATGACCTGCACAATGCCCTCGCTGGAGGTGGGCACCGTGGGCGGAGGCACCGGTCTGCCCGGCCAGAGCGCCTGCCTGGAAATGCTCGGCGTTCGCGGAGCACATGCCACCCGGCCAGGAGACAATGCCAAGAAGCTGGCCCAGATCGTCTGCGCCACGGTCATGGCCGGTGAACTGAGCCTGATGGCGGCGCTGGTCAACAGCGATCTAGTCAAGAGTCACATGCGTCACAATCG CTCCTCTATCGCCGTGAGCAGCGCCAACAATCCCCTCAACGTGACCGTGTCCAGCTGCAGCACCATCAGCTAA
- the LOC108024529 gene encoding ran-binding protein 3, producing MSENNEASVETNCFRGGFTLKASRLGGAVLRPAVLANSSGSNSSSTPSSAAGEDGALLNNPFLRETKDEEDDEEVAAAPAAGPSSDKNDDDEVDERPDPLTKLRSNGIERSSMFAAAKNNMPHVQSSGFVFGQNVHERVVAPNPEQVIAEPDAEAAGSSGSGSAQEAASSSTAASSSTSSAPLLFSSVIQNAAQTTETSEAAASSSTCSSSSNNNKESAEAKSLTDVAREYEESRAQKRKYEEVETFTGEEDEINIIDVSCKLFAFLNSNWEERGRGSLRLNDAKDGKGNSRVVFRTSGNLRLLLNTKVWAAMVAERASQKSLRLTAIDNSGVVKIFLAMGRPADIAQLHKALSERIAKRKVSHPEECSVEETKNGVASEAAASLQPESTTHDDEDEDAAPGPSGAVSAEADSYGPSPKKVLVQPDSSADVSVPPVDEGGEDAEAEAKESTDQN from the exons ATGTCCGAAAATAATG AAGCGTCAGTCGAAACTAACTGTTTCCGAGGTGGCTTCACCCTGAAGGCTTCGCGCCTGGGCGGTGCCGTACTGCGTCCGGCGGTGCTGGCCAACAGCAGCGGCTCCAACAGTAGCTCCACACCGTCGTCGGCCGCCGGCGAGGACGGCGCCCTGCTGAACAATCCCTTTCTGCGCGAGACCAAGGACGAGGAGGATGACGAGGAGGTGGCGGCGGCACCGGCTGCTGGGCCCTCCAGCGACAagaacgacgacgacgaggtgGACGAGCGGCCGGATCCGCTGACTAAGCTGCGCAGCAATGGCATTGAGCGCTCCAGCATGTTTGCCGCCGCCAAGAACAACATGCCCCATGTCCAGAGCAGCGGCTTCGTTTTCGGCCAGAATGTGCATGAGCGCGTGGTTGCGCCCAATCCAGAGCAGGTCATCGCCGAGCCCGATGCCGAGGCGGCCGGCAGCTCGGGTTCGGGCTCGGCCCAGGAGGCCGCTTcctcctccaccgccgccTCGTCGTCGACTTCGTCGGCGCCATTGCTCTTCTCCAGCGTCATCCAGAACGCTGCCCAGACCACAGAGACCAGCGAGGCCGCTGCCTCCTCGTccacctgcagcagcagcagcaacaacaacaaggagTCCGCCGAGGCCAAGAGCCTGACGGATGTGGCCCGTGAGTACGAGGAGAGCCGCGCCCAGAAGCGCAAATACGAGGAGGTCGAGACCTTCACCGGCGAGGAGGACGAGATCAATATCATCGACGTAAGCTGCAAGCTGTTCGCCTTCCTCAACAGCAACTGGGAGGAGCGTGGTCGCGGCAGCCTGCGCCTGAACGACGCCAAGGATGGCAAGGGCAACTCGCGCGTGGTCTTCCGCACGTCCGGTAATCTGCGCCTGTTGCTGAACACCAAAGTCTGGGCCGCCATGGTGGCGGAGCGGGCCAGCCAGAAGTCACTCCGGTTGACGGCCATCGACAACTCTGGCGTTGTCAAGATCTTCCTGGCTATGGGCCGACCGGCGGACATTGCCCAGCTGCACAAGGCGCTCAGCGAGCGGATTGCCAAGCGCAAGGTCTCACATCCCGAGGAGTGCTCCGTGGAGGAGACGAAAAACGGCGTGGCCTCCGAGGCAGCGGCCAGCCTGCAGCCCGAGTCGACGACCcacgacgacgaggacgaggatgcTGCTCCGGGGCCGTCGGGCGCCGTTTCCGCAGAGGCAGATAGCTATGGGCCGAGTCCCAAGAAGGTGCTCGTCCAGCCCGACAGCAGCGCCGATGTGAGTGTGCCGCCCGTTGATGAGGGCGGCGAGGATGCCGAGGCCGAGGCCAAGGAGTCCACCGATCAGAATTAA
- the LOC108024530 gene encoding 26S proteasome regulatory subunit 6A-B, with the protein MAQTLEDKSIWEDGEESLGEEVMRMSTDEIVSRTRLMDNEIKIMKSEVMRITHEIQAQNEKIKDNTEKIKVNKTLPYLVSNVIELLDVDPQEEEDDGSVTVLDNQRKGKCAVIKTSTRQAYFLPVIGLVDAEKLKPGDLVGVNKDSYLILETLPAEYDARVKAMEVDERPTEQYSDIGGLDKQIQELIEAVVLPMTHKEKFKNLGIHPPKGVLLYGPPGTGKTLLARACAAQTKSTFLKLAGPQLVQMFIGDGAKLVRDAFALAKEKAPAIIFIDELDAIGTKRFDSEKAGDREVQRTMLELLNQLDGFSSTADIKVIAATNRVDILDPALLRSGRLDRKIEFPHPNEEARARIMQIHSRKMNVSNDVNFEELSRSTDDFNGAQCKAVCVEAGMIALRRSANSVTHEDFMDAIMEVQAKKKANLNYYA; encoded by the exons ATGGCTCAGACTCTGGAGGACAAATCGATCTGGGAGGATGGCGAGGAGTCGCTGGGCGAAGAGGTGATGCGTATGTCCACCGATGAGATTGTGAGCAGGACTCGCCTGATGGACAACGAGATCAAGATCATGAAGAGCGAGGTGATGCGCATCACGCACGAGATCCAGGCGCAGAACGAGAAGATCAAGGACAACACCGAGAAGATCAAG GTTAACAAGACACTGCCCTATCTGGTGTCCAATGTCATAGAGCTGCTGGACGTGGATccccaggaggaggaggacgacggcTCCGTCACCGTGCTGGACAACCAGCGGAAGGGCAAGTGCGCCGTTATCAAAACCTCCACACGACAGGCCTACTTCCTGCCCGTCATCGGCCTGGTGGATGCCGAGAAACTGAAGCCAGGTGATCTGGTTGGCGTGAACAAGGACTCCTACTTGATTCTGGAGACCCTGCCGGCAGAGTACGATGCCCGCGTCAAGGCAATGGAGGTGGACGAGCGACCCACAGAGCAGTACTCCGACATCGGTGGTCTGGACAAGCAGATCCAGGAGCTTATCGAGGCAGTGGTCCTGCCCATGACGCACAAGGAGAAGTTCAAGAACCTAGGCATTCACCCACCAAAAG GTGTTCTTCTGTACGGCCCACCTGGAACTGGTAAAACATTGCTGGCCCGTGCCTGCGCCGCCCAGACCAAGTCCACCTTCCTCAAGCTGGCCGGACCCCAGCTGGTGCAGATGTTCATTGGTGATGGCGCCAAGCTGGTGCGAGATGCCTTTGCCCTGGCCAAGGAAAAGGCGCCCGCCATTATCTTCATCGACGAACTGGACGCCATTGGTACCAAGCGTTTTGATTCCGAGAAGGCCGGTGACCGCGAGGTGCAGCGAACCATGTTGGAGCTCCTCAATCAGCTGGATGGCTTCAGTTCCACGGCAGACATCAAAGTCATTGCCGCCACCAATCGTGTGGACATCCTGGATCCTGCTCTGCTGCGTTCTGGTCGTCTGGATCGTAAGATCGAGTTCCCACATCCCAACGAAGAGGCGCGTGCCCGCATCATGCAGATTCACTCGCGTAAAATGAACGTTAGCAACGATGTGAACTTCGAGGAGCTGTCCCGATCGACGGATGACTTCAACGGCGCCCAGTGCAAGGCGGTTTGTGTGGAAGCCGGTATGATCGCCCTGCGTCGCTCCGCCAACTCGGTCACGCACGAGGACTTCATGGACGCCATCATGGAAGTGCAGGCGAAGAAGAAGGCTAATCTTAACTACTACGCTTAG
- the LOC108024528 gene encoding protein sel-1 homolog 1, whose product MKANSWMCLLALLLAWQLRAEELQGPDTEATGTGTTLGTGTGTTLGSGTGTATPTLPNEPSTQAEAEEVTTAESESRVPAESNDRKAAKLKDSTEFASRTKVMPAALLERLWNDSLMRQQKLKAEIERLEAKRQPTEVVELTPEQIEAQTMYDNAMDMLAKPRTDKRVAFTLLKKAAAFNHLKARAELAWAVLLGHWMDFDFNHAADEFESLANEGVPEAHMGLGFLYSAGVGGKNVSQPLALIHYNLAALGDNTLAQMAMGYRYLYGINVPISCEKALIQYKRVAKKVASKITFANGPVVHRVRLLDELENPGSHETEIVDYYQLLADKGDVQSQVGLGQLYYQGGKATQQDHQKALEYFTQAANAGNAIGFAFLGKLYLEGSEQIKADNDTAFKYFSKASEMGDPVGQSGLGLMYLKGLGVPKDSIKALSYFTQAADQGWVDGQLQLGNMYFTGNGVKTDYKLALKYFNLATQSGHVLAYYNLGVMNAYGMGMLRSCPAAVEFFKTVSERGRWSSRLMHAYSDYKQNRIDEAYMQYSLMAEVGYEVAQSNAAFLLDREEVHVFNDRHEELIRAFYYWKRAAGQGYSAAQVKLGDYYYYGWGTSTDFETAAALYRKASEQQYNAQAMFNLGYMHEQGLGMKKDWHLAKRLYDLAAETNSDAKVPVAIALFKLQMLAKIESIKESPYRFIFYMDENIAANWDLYMITVLTLLLGIIMYMRRPFPQQDQPAQQPAADEIAAAPVNLAPVGAEAAVVAGVVDGEAAVRAPTATAVNSQAAGATTSSSSSAETSARTTSNGESTSQEASSSTPAAPDGANTLDPTG is encoded by the exons ATGAAAGCAAACAGTTGGATGTGCCTGCTGGCGCTGCTCCTCGCCTGGCAGCTGCGGGCCGAGGAGCTGCAGGGGCCCGACACAGAAGCAACGGGTACGGGTACGACCCTGGGCACAGGAACTGGCACGACTCTGGGCTCTGGAACGGgaactgccacgcccactctgcCCAACGAGCCCTCCACccaggcggaggcggaggaggtgaCCACGGCGGAGTCGGAGTCGAGGGTTCCCGCGGAGAGCAATGACCGCAAGGCTGCCAAACTCAAGGACTCCACGGAGTTTGCCTCCAGGACGAAGGTCATGCCGGCCGCCCTGCTCGAACGCCTCTGGAACGACAGTCTAATGAGGCAGCAAAAGCTAAAGGCCGAGATCGAGCGACTCGAAGCCAAACGCCAGCCCACTGAGGTGGTGGAGCTAACACCGGAGCAGATAGAAG CTCAAACCATGTACGACAACGCCATGGACATGCTGGCCAAGCCGCGCACGGATAAGAGGGTGGCCTTCACTCTGCTCAAGAAGGCGGCCGCCTTTAATCACCTCAAGGCCAGGGCGGAACTGGCCTGGGCCGTCCTCCTGGGTCACTGGATGGACTTTGATTTCAACCATGCTGCAGATGAATTCGAGAGCCTGGCCAACGAGGGTGTCCCCGAGGCTCACATGGGCCTGGGATTCCTCTATTCGGCCGGTGTGGGCGGCAAGAATGTCAGCCAGCCCCTGGCCCTGATCCACTACAACCTGGCCGCCCTGGGTGACAACACTCTGGCTCAAATGGCCATGGGCTATCGTTATCTGTATGGCATTAATGTGCCCATCAGCTGTGAGAAGGCGCTGATCCAGTACAAGCGCGTGGCCAAGAAAGTGGCTTCCAAGATCACCTTTGCCAACGGACCCGTTGTGCATCGAGTGCGCCTGCTGGACGAACTGGAGAACCCCGGCAGCCATGAGACCGAGATTGTGGACTATTACCAACTGCTGGCCGACAAGGGCGATGTCCAGTCGCAGGTGGGACTAGGCCAGCTGTACTACCAGGGCGGCAAGGCCACTCAACAGGATCACCAAAAGGCACTGGAGTATTTCACCCAGGCTGCCAATGCCGGCAATGCAATTGGCTTCGCATTTTTGGGCAAGCTTTATCTGGAGGGAAGCGAGCAAATCAAGGCCGACAATGACACTGCATTTAAG TACTTCTCCAAGGCCTCTGAGATGGGAGATCCAGTGGGCCAAAGCGGGCTGGGTCTCATGTACCTCAAGGGTCTGGGCGTGCCCAAGGATTCGATCAAGGCATTGTCCTACTTCACGCAGGCAGCCGACCAGGGATGGGTGGATGGACAACTGCAGTTGGGCAATATGTATTTCA CTGGCAATGGCGTTAAAACGGACTACAAGCTGGCCCTCAAGTATTTCAATCTGGCCACCCAGTCAGGCCATGTTTTAGCTTACTATAATCTGGGAGTGATGAATGCCTACGGCATGGGAATGCTGCGCTCTTGTCCGGCAGCGGTAGAG TTCTTCAAGACCGTCTCGGAGCGTGGACGCTGGAGCAGCCGACTGATGCATGCCTACAGCGACTACAAGCAAAACCGCATCGACGAGGCTTACATGCAGTACTCGCTAATGGCCGAGGTGGGCTATGAGGTGGCCCAGAGTAATGCCGCCTTCCTACTTGACCGCGAGGAGGTTCATGTGTTTAACGATCGGCATGAAGAACTGATTCGCGCCTTCTACTACTGGAAGCGGGCAGCCGGCCAGGGCTATTCGGCGGCCCAAGTCAAGCTGGGCGACTACTATTACTACGGCTGGGGCACTTCCACGGACTTTGAGACTGCAGCAGCTCTTTACAG GAAAGCGTCGGAGCAGCAATACAATGCCCAGGCCATGTTTAATCTGGGCTACATGCACGAGCAGGGGCTGGGCATGAAGAAGGACTGGCATTTGGCTAAGAGATTATACGATTTGGCTGCCGAGACCAACTCGGATGCGAAAGTGCCAGTGGCCATTGCCCTTTTCAAGCTGCAAATGCTGGCCAAGATTGAATCAATCAAGGAG TCACCTTACAGGTTTATCTTCTACATGGATGAAAACATTGCTGCCAATTGGGATTTGTACATGATTACCGTGTTGACTCTTCTGTTGGGCATCATCATGTACATGAGGAGACCATTCCCGCAGCAGGATCAGCCGGCACAGcagccagctgcagatgagaTTGCTGCCGCGCCAGTCAACTTGGCGCCGGTGGGAGCGGAAGCAGCCGTTGTAGCTGGAGTTGTGGACGGCGAGGCTGCAGTGAGAGCCCCAACTGCCACTGCAGTTAATTCTCAGGCTGCTGgggccaccacctcctcctcaTCATCTGCGGAAACCTCAGCAAGGACTACATCAAACGGCGAATCAACGTCGCAAGAGGCAAGCAGCTCAACACCCGCGGCGCCGGATGGCGCTAACACACTCGATCCCACTGGTTAG